GTAGACGCTAAATGTTGTTAACTTCTGTCTCACAAGGAGATATTAGATCAACTGCAGCACTTCATCCCCCACATGAACCGATCAATTAATGGTTTTTCCTGTTTCCTCATTAGTGCTCCTGAAATGGCTCCACAGATTTTAGTTATTGAACTCAAACCCTAAATGTTGACATTAATCATGACAATAAACAACTTTCACCGAACCAGTAGAGATTATGTCAGCTGTTGGCACTCACTTGGATGATTGTGAAGAGTCAAGTTGCATTGTGACCGGTCCATCATTCACTAAATTAACCTTCAAACCATCCAAAGCATCAAAGTTAGGGAATTGACCTCAAGATAAAAATTGCGACACTGAAGAGAAAGGGCAAAGGTATTGTACCTTCATCATTGCTCCGAACAcaccatctaaaaaaaaaaaagcaattggaAAAATCAGGAAGGAATAGATCATTTCTGAAGCAATTATAGGATGAAGAATGTAGAAACAATTAAGTAATTCACTCATAACGTTAATCGTACATTTACATCAAACATTCACGCTTCCAATTTGAACTGCAGATAGTTGGTTCAAGCAAAATACAGTTATTGTTCATTCAAAACTTTAAAACTGCATGTATTTCATAATTATACCCAAAAATTTTCAGTATAATCTGCCACCTCACTTCATACATAGTTtaatacaagaaataaaaaaatatatagtattttgatgtatttttaaataaaaatatattttaaaaaacaacctctAAAACTAGCTCTAAGAAAGATCTTTGTTAGCATTTTTCGTTTCTTTACGCGACAAATCTTACTAACTGGGTGAATGAAATGATAACATGATACCATAaccaaccaaaaacaaaaacaaacagaagcAAGCAAATAAGAGTACCTTTTATTGCATCCGGTCTGTAAGCTTTCCGAAATTTATCAACCAAAGATTCATAGAAAGGTTTTGCCTTCTGGGGTGGCATTGCTACATGAAAATCCGGCTTGTTTCCCTTCAACACCCCATACAATGTAAATTGGCTCACTATCAAAACACAGGCAACTAGCATTATAACTATATGCGCTTGaacacaaaatcaaaaacaaaacaaaatcccaATAGCTTTACAACATTACTAAGAAAACCATCCCTTTAATTCGAAACTGCaagttgttattatatttttttttttttgttttttctctcttggcCCAACAAGATGGTGGTGTGTAAACGAATACCTAACAGAACTTCGTAATTTCTCTGCATAACCTGCGCATATGCACACaacacacattaaaaaaacaattgtctaCACAACATAGAGAGAAAGAGGTGAGTAATTACATTCTGGTCCCATCCTCTGCCAGTACTCTCGTTTGTAAACAACCTCATGTTCAACACTTTACGGCATCTACTCAGAAATTAAAACTCAATCACTCACACCGTTATCAATAGCATgattaaacacacaaaaaaccaaaagggtttgttttagattacaTGTAATCAGCATTGGAGTCGGTATCAGACTCGTGAAGCCCAACAAGAACAAGAAGGCCTGGTCCAATCTCCGATACCATGTGGCCATCAACCTGTAATCAGCACAATTGGTAAAAAGCTGCAGAGATGTGAAGGAGAGGGAGAGTGGAAAAGTGACCTCCACACTGGCAGAGGTGACTCGCTGGACTACGGCTCTCATGGCTCTGATTTGGAGAGTTTTGCAGCTGGCAAAGGTGGACTTCTTGGCAGTTTTGTCGGCGGACTTGGCGAAGGATGGAAGAGGAGAGAGCGAGTGGTGGAGGCAGTGCATTTTTCTTTACTTCCTCAACAGTCGAAGCTAATATGGGCCAGACTTGGCATAGACCAACTTGTCTCGCAGCATTGGACCACTTCAACTAcacaggcttttcaaagaaacaacttcttcaaataataataataataatgctactaaaatatcttgattatttatttttgagaaaacTCAGTTTAGTCTTTTAACAGGAAAACTTTCAGAAATTTATAGCTATGCTTATTTCATCatgaattttaacaaaaataaaataaaataatcaaagttcacacaaaatagtataatttttaTGGCATAAAACATGCAGTTTATATGGTGAATGCATCAATGGAAGTAGTTTTGGAGAGAATGCTTTGGAAATCTAATTAAGAATTACATTCTAGGAACTCAATCTAGACATAAACTATAGTTTGGGGTTTAatttgagaattatttttattatttacatttatttcCCCTATGCCGCGCAttgctattttattaattattttctgagTTCTTCCTATTAGTTACTTCTTATTactcactttatatatatatatatatatatatatatatatatatatatatatatataactaggGGAGAAAAATTTAAGGTGGATATATTGCTGTCACTTTTGATAagttatgaattttatcaaaatctaCCTccaaagaggaagaagaagaagtagaaagaaaaataaataaatccaatcATGTATGTATATTACATTCTCTCCCTGTCATGTTCCCCTTTCCACTCCTATCGAACCCATCTTTTCCATGGCTGCTGCAAATGCTTGGAAGAATTTATGCTTATCCGTTCCTAGTTGTAGAACCAAGGGCTTGGTTCTTGGGTCCAAAAATAGAGCTTGGTCTGAGGCCAACAAGCCCAATTTAGCCTCCAAATTCCCATAATAAGCATGATCAAACACAAATGGAGTGGTCACATCGAAAGGAGCAACAGTGTCTGAATTCCCACCGAATTGTGGGCAGGACATTCTGAGAGCCTTTAGTAGCCTTGGATCCATGTCAGGATCAGGCTGCTTAGAGCCACGGTAGTTGTAGAGTCGGCTAACAAATTGCTTACAGTGTGCAAATCCAAATGTATGAGCACCAGAAAGAACAACGAGGTCCTCAAGTGTCAGTCCTTTGGAGTTGAAGAGTTTTAGTTGTTGATCAACTGTGAAATTTGCCCTAGGAATGTTGTAAGGGACCCTTGACGCCATTGATATCTTTCCATCCCACCTTCCTTTCTTTACTTGGTAATAAGGACCTCCTGCCTGAGCCACATAAACATGACAGAAGAAATCAGGGCACACCCTTGATTTCTGGATAAAATAGCATCATCAATCGATACTGACCATGAtgttttaataatgttttactTGAATCTCATGATGTAATGATGATTGATCTTGTCCCTAATCGAGACCTGATTTAACCAACCCTGAAGACTGGAAATTCCAGTGTTGTTTTGGTGAGGACGAATTACATGCACAGTGGCTTTAGCTTTTCAAAGCAAACCTGTGAAGGAAACGACGAAAAGGCGGCGAGTAGGTATATTAACAGTCTGTTAAGTTTACTTGTTTTCGGGTTGTTTGGAcgatttgattttcttaaaaaaatttaattagtacatcaaaataatatataaaaaaattaattttaaacaataaaattttcaaattttacctAATTCTTGTTGGAACCCAATACCAATACTAaacgggaaaaaaaatgatcaaactgCTTTTTTGTCTCCACCTTTCTACTTTGCAATCATTATGCAGGAGATGTATTTCCACCAACGGAAAAGAGGGAAATTAATTTGTCTTCTAAATTTCTAAGCAGACTATGGAATAACACTACAGCACCTTGCCATTTCAGCAGAGAACATCAGAACTCAACCCTTAACATAGAGATACTTTTGGTATGGAGAAATTTAATTAAGAGCATAAACCGAAATGAAAGGGCATAATCAGTATGATATTCAAGAAGGAAAATGAGGGACATACAAGGTGGACATAATCTCTGGCTGCAATTGCAAGAATATCTGCACTAGAAACAACGCCAGGGCACTTGCTCTCCACCAAGGCCTTGGCCTTGCTTATAGTCTGAAATCCCTCTACCCTTAAGTCCTGATTGTCCTCTGCATCCTTCTCTGCCAACACTTCACTTCCAGGCGTTGTTGATATCAATATTGATGCATCACAGCCCTTCAATATAATCACAAATCAGGTAATTTATCAATCAATAATTATTATGATCAGCTAAGATGCACGAGGGTGGCAGTGCATGCTACAAAAAATGTGATAAGCTAAAACATATAGCATGCATGGTAAGGATAATGGAGAATATGGAATTTAGTTTACCTGTACAAAGCAGTCATGGAAGAGAAGGCGAATGGTGGCTGGCCCAGAAACTGGCGCTTCTTTGAACTGCTGGGAAGTGACTGAACCAACAAGTTGCTCAAGTTGAGGGCATGTTTTTGCGTAGTAATCAACAGATAATTGGCGTGGGCTGCTAGTACTGCTGATTTCTCTGGCTGCACAATTTGAGGCGGTTAGAGCAAATAAGAAACTAAGCAAGAAAGTGCAAGtggaacaagaagaagaagaagaagaaagagaaggcATGATTGTTGTATATGCAGGGCAGCTTAGGACAGTGAAGAAATACATGCACAAGTGAAGGCCCAGAAGTGAGAGTTTCTTGAGGTATATAGATTGCCAtgttaaaaagaacaaaaagaaaagaaaagtagagaATGAACACCCGTGAGGTGTGTGTTAGTATTACAGTACgtaatgatttttaaatgtttttcacttaaacatgtaataaaattatatatttgaaacatgtaatttaatgtattttcaaactaAATACATGTTTTAAAACACACCCAAAACATTTtccaacacaaaaaagaaaaaaaaaatcagagctTGAAGCtccaaaaggaaaaacaaatatatatacatgaagcTAGAGGTAGGGAACCAAAGAGAAATGGTAATTGGGGGAGGGTAAAGAATACGTGAATACGTGAATTGAGCCATATAAAAGTAAAGAATACTCTTTAATGGCAAGCCTTCAATTTAATGCATATTCTTGTCCAATTAAAAAATGGGGATCTAGCCATATAAAAGTAAAGAATACACATGAGGTTGTGGTCTAGTGGTTGAAGAGACTTGTTTCCTTCCTCCACACCAGGGTTCAAGCCCCACTTGTGTACGCCTGTCATCTTCACGGTGTCTTACATGCTTACTggacttgcaggatgttcagtaagCCTGAGGATTAGTTGTGGTACGCGCAAGCTGGTTCGGACACcccggattaaaaaaaaaaaaaaaaaaggcgatCTAGCTAATAGAAATGGAAATGGCAAGCAACAATCCATTCACGGGAACAAGGCGTCGAAGAGACAAGTATCTTTTTCTTCCACGAAAGAGACAAATACCactattttttctcctttttcttgcaCGACAGCTCCAACTTTGTCTCTCAAGTTATGCTGATGAATATTAGGGAAGATCTTGTACTATAACTTGGGGTATATATGTTAGACAGTGCAATCAAGTACACATATGAcccatttaataataataataattaaaaaaaaaaaaaaaacatcaggcCATCAATCACTACTAAATGCAGTGTGGTAGCTTACAAATGCTGAAACCATATTTAAATAGAAAGCTGTGTAGAACTTGAAGGCAGATGTAGAGTAAACCCCacttaattatgttcttaaatGCAGAGCCTGTGCAACCGTGAGGAGCCTCAtccataaaacaagaaaaagaagaaccaatggtaatttttttttaacaaaatagcaaaattaaaaacttatttataaaaataatatagttaatTGAGAAACGTAAGTTTCACCTGCGTGATCCTAAAACATGCAGATCATACATTCACAACCCTTTTAAACACGTAGGTGTGACCTactcatcaaatcaaattaaaattgtcatgaacctttcttcttctttatcctatatttgtttttcctcCTTTCCCTCCCCCACACCACCCTCCCTCTCTCAATCTTTCTCCTTATCACAAACAACTCTCTCTCTTCACCATGATATAATACCTTTATCTCTCTCCATGGTAATAAATACCATTACCACCATCACCACTCATAATACCTTTATTTCAATAATTCCGGGTATAATCCATCTTTCTTctctattaatttgatttttatttttttttgctaatttttgATTATGTAAAGGGTTatggttagggttttttttctgtGTGGTTAGTTTAGGGTTATGTTGATTTTGGTTAAATTGACactaaattatgttaattaactataaaatacATCAATTGAGCTGATAGAGTAAATCATTTAAGGATTAAATcaatgaattagttttttttattattatgttaggGTTAAGGTTTTTGCTGTTAGTTTCGGgatttgttgattttgattaaattaattataaattgtgTTGATTAACTCAAAATTACACCAATTAAGTTGATAAATGATGTTATATAAGGATAAGTCTTAtgaatagttttatttattatgttagggtttagggttttgttgattaattttttttttttaaattatataacttgatgaatttatgatattgaTAGATTAACAttggattttgttgtgttgtttcacataaaatatattttagaaaggGATTATTATGTGATTATGATGATACCATTGTGAATaacaataatgatattaattataatggAGAAAGTAACAAGTTTCTTAGTGCTAGATTATATATCTTGCTTGTTGaactaaaacaat
This is a stretch of genomic DNA from Populus alba chromosome 11, ASM523922v2, whole genome shotgun sequence. It encodes these proteins:
- the LOC118062660 gene encoding peroxidase 19; amino-acid sequence: MYFFTVLSCPAYTTIMPSLSSSSSSCSTCTFLLSFLFALTASNCAAREISSTSSPRQLSVDYYAKTCPQLEQLVGSVTSQQFKEAPVSGPATIRLLFHDCFVQGCDASILISTTPGSEVLAEKDAEDNQDLRVEGFQTISKAKALVESKCPGVVSSADILAIAARDYVHLAGGPYYQVKKGRWDGKISMASRVPYNIPRANFTVDQQLKLFNSKGLTLEDLVVLSGAHTFGFAHCKQFVSRLYNYRGSKQPDPDMDPRLLKALRMSCPQFGGNSDTVAPFDVTTPFVFDHAYYGNLEAKLGLLASDQALFLDPRTKPLVLQLGTDKHKFFQAFAAAMEKMGSIGVERGT
- the LOC118062661 gene encoding uncharacterized protein translates to MHCLHHSLSPLPSFAKSADKTAKKSTFASCKTLQIRAMRAVVQRVTSASVEVDGHMVSEIGPGLLVLVGLHESDTDSNADYICRKVLNMRLFTNESTGRGWDQNVMQRNYEVLLVSQFTLYGVLKGNKPDFHVAMPPQKAKPFYESLVDKFRKAYRPDAIKDGVFGAMMKVNLVNDGPVTMQLDSSQSSKSTNEETGKTIN